The Cydia pomonella isolate Wapato2018A chromosome 17, ilCydPomo1, whole genome shotgun sequence genome includes a window with the following:
- the LOC133526817 gene encoding limbic system-associated membrane protein-like, with the protein MMRVAALLCLFGYLGMSSGGGGVSDQDLLFNTTTSYNVTEGVEPHFDNATKRDYTAAVGQAAYLHCRVKSLGDRAVSWIRKRDLHILTVGVHTYSSDARFAALHTDGTDEWTLRVAPAQPRDSGGYECQVSTEPKISLSFRLTVVVSKAEILSGPELFVRAGSDINLTCIARHAPDPPSFIYWYRGPHVVNYAQRGGISVETEQRTRTSRLLIARAAPRDSGNYTCAPSSSDSASVVVHVVSGERPAAMQSHASKLLPHYPIFLLLFAFNTNIFDVKALRDNLKTFLIFLKVVFVYNFPRKCVVR; encoded by the exons GCATGTCgtccggcggcggcggcgtcagCGACCAGGACCTATTATTTAACACGACGACAAGCTACAACGTAACAGAAGGCGTGGAGCCGCATTTCGACAATGCGACAAAGCGCGACTACACCGCGGCAGTCGGCCAGGCTGCCTATCTGCACTGCCGCGTCAAGAGTTTAGGCGACAGAGCG GTTTCCTGGATCCGCAAACGCGACCTCCACATCCTCACCGTAGGCGTCCACACGTACAGCAGCGACGCGCGGTTCGCTGCGCTCCACACTGACGGCACGGACGAGTGGACGCTGCGTGTGGCACCAGCGCAGCCGCGGGACTCCGGTGGCTACGAGTGCCAGGTCTCCACGGAACCTAAGATCAGCCTGTCCTTCAGGCTCACCGTTGTTG TGTCGAAGGCGGAGATCCTCTCGGGTCCCGAGCTGTTCGTGCGGGCCGGATCCGATATCAACCTCACGTGCATCGCGAGGCATGCGCCCGATCCACCAAG CTTCATCTATTGGTACCGCGGCCCACACGTGGTGAATTACGCGCAGCGCGGCGGCATCAGCGTGGAGACGGAACAACGGACTCGCACCAGCAGGCTGCTgattgcgcgcgccgcgcccagAGATTCCGGGAACTACACATGTGCTCCGAGCAGCTCTG ATTCAGCTTCAGTGGTGGTCCACGTGGTGAGCGGCGAGCGTCCAGCGGCCATGCAAAGTCACGCCTCAAAACTTCTGCCACACTATCCCATCTTTCTCCTATTATTCGCATTTAACACAAACATCTTTGACGTCAAAGCACTACGTGATAACTTAAAAACATTTCTCATATTCTTAAAAGTAGTTTTCGTATACAATTTCCCTAGAAAATGCGTTGTAAGATGA